In a single window of the Gossypium hirsutum isolate 1008001.06 chromosome A13, Gossypium_hirsutum_v2.1, whole genome shotgun sequence genome:
- the LOC121212431 gene encoding vesicle transport protein GOT1 → MVSFEMNDRKKIGLGLTGFGIFFSFLGIIFFFDKGLLAMGNILFISGVTLTIGLKSTMQFFMKPQNFKGTISFGVGFFFVVVGWPIFGMILETYGFVVLFSGFWPTLAVFLQRIPILGWLFQQPYVRSLLDRYRGRRVPV, encoded by the exons ATGGTTTCCTTTGAAATGAATGATCGAAAAA aaattgggCTCGGATTAACGGGATTTGgcatatttttctcatttttgggAATTATCTTCTTTTTCGACAAGGGATTGCTTGCCATGGGAAAT ATCCTTTTCATATCAGGAGTGACCTTAACCATTGGTCTGAAGTCCACCATGCAATTTTTTATGAAACctcaaaattttaag GGAACAATTTCTTTTGGTGTTGGCTTCTTTTTCGTTGTCGTTGGATGGCCCATATTTGGCATGATATTGGAGACATATGGATTCGTTGTACTCTTCAG TGGTTTTTGGCCAACACTGGCTGTGTTTCTGCAGAGGATACCAATTCTTGGTTGGCTATTCCAGCAACCATACGTCAGATCG TTATTGGATCGGTATAGGGGCAGGAGGGTGCCTGTATAA